Proteins from a genomic interval of Treponema succinifaciens DSM 2489:
- a CDS encoding diacylglycerol/polyprenol kinase family protein — translation MMALFSKKYSGIISRQKIIGILKELFRKSIHLCSAFVPCFLWIAYKPTIACLFALVVFYSAAEILRLNGKEVFLISAVTEAAARKRDENKFVLGPVTLVLGIILSAILWEKLPAAIGIYALAFGDGLASLAGKLFGRIQIPFTEGKTVAGSLTCFSAIFISCYLACFFMFQGQTDITKVSLIIAGAGMLIEILPLKDFDNLFIPILLGGLAQYLLC, via the coding sequence ATGATGGCTCTTTTCTCAAAAAAATACAGCGGAATAATTTCTCGCCAGAAAATAATTGGAATTTTAAAAGAGCTTTTCAGAAAGTCAATTCATCTGTGCAGTGCATTTGTTCCGTGTTTTCTTTGGATTGCATACAAGCCGACTATCGCTTGTCTTTTTGCGCTGGTTGTTTTTTATTCCGCCGCGGAAATTTTGCGTTTGAATGGAAAGGAAGTTTTTTTAATTTCCGCCGTAACAGAAGCCGCCGCTAGAAAACGCGATGAAAATAAATTCGTTCTAGGTCCTGTAACGCTGGTTTTGGGAATTATTTTGAGCGCAATTTTATGGGAAAAACTTCCTGCCGCAATTGGAATTTATGCTCTCGCCTTTGGAGACGGACTTGCAAGTCTTGCAGGAAAACTTTTTGGAAGAATTCAGATTCCATTTACAGAAGGAAAAACTGTCGCAGGAAGCCTCACTTGTTTTTCTGCGATTTTCATTTCTTGCTATTTGGCTTGCTTTTTTATGTTTCAAGGACAGACGGATATAACAAAGGTTTCGCTCATAATTGCAGGAGCTGGAATGCTTATTGAAATTCTTCCGCTAAAGGATTTTGACAATCTTTTTATTCCGATTTTGCTCGGCGGATTAGCTCAATATTTGCTTTGCTAG